Proteins encoded together in one Planctopirus ephydatiae window:
- a CDS encoding MBL fold metallo-hydrolase, whose amino-acid sequence MLLKYFYDKSLAHASYMVGCQRTGEAIVIDPGRNVSPYLEAAASEGLRITGSAETHIHADFVSGSRELADRVGAKLYLSDEGPADWKYQFADQHSSQLVKNGDVIQIGKVKLEVLHTPGHTPEHISFLLTDEGGGANVPMGIFTGDFVFVGSIGRPDLLETAAGIIGSAEAGARQLYHSMRRFRELPDHLQVWPAHGAGSACGKGLGAIPSSTVGYEKLFNPALQFDNEQKFVDYILADQPETPFYFAVMKRVNKVGPELVRNLAPVKSPALDLLPKIARSGQTIDITPATGFAAAHVPGTINVPLNMLVQWAGFFVDYDKPLHLIADPAELPDVLARLRSIGIDSVCGLFDEGAVKAAGLRTESYRSETPQQLRERIAAGAVKLLDVRAATEFQEGHIAGAEHRFLGKLLREIATIDRSRPVVAQCLAGGRSAIATSILQRAGFDVTNMSGGYNAWKAAGLPVTHA is encoded by the coding sequence ATGCTCCTCAAATACTTCTATGACAAATCGTTGGCACATGCGTCCTATATGGTTGGCTGCCAGCGGACCGGTGAAGCGATCGTGATTGATCCGGGCCGAAATGTATCTCCGTACCTCGAAGCCGCTGCGTCTGAGGGACTGCGGATCACCGGCTCCGCCGAAACACACATTCACGCCGACTTCGTTTCGGGGTCGCGCGAGTTGGCGGATCGGGTTGGCGCGAAGCTGTACCTGTCCGATGAAGGTCCCGCCGACTGGAAGTATCAGTTCGCCGATCAGCACAGTTCGCAGCTTGTCAAGAACGGCGATGTCATCCAGATTGGCAAGGTGAAGCTGGAGGTGCTGCACACGCCAGGGCATACGCCGGAACACATCTCCTTTCTGCTGACAGACGAAGGAGGCGGAGCGAACGTCCCGATGGGCATCTTCACCGGCGACTTTGTGTTCGTCGGCTCGATCGGTCGCCCGGACTTGCTGGAGACAGCGGCGGGGATCATCGGAAGCGCCGAAGCTGGCGCACGACAGCTCTATCACTCGATGCGGAGATTCCGCGAGCTGCCCGATCATCTTCAGGTCTGGCCCGCGCACGGAGCGGGAAGTGCCTGCGGCAAAGGTCTAGGCGCGATTCCGTCAAGCACTGTCGGATATGAGAAGTTGTTCAATCCCGCGTTGCAGTTCGACAACGAACAGAAGTTCGTGGACTACATCCTCGCGGATCAGCCGGAGACACCGTTCTACTTCGCAGTGATGAAGCGAGTGAACAAGGTGGGGCCGGAACTGGTGCGAAACCTTGCTCCCGTGAAATCTCCAGCGCTCGACCTGCTGCCGAAGATCGCACGGAGTGGACAAACCATCGACATCACGCCCGCAACGGGGTTTGCCGCAGCGCACGTTCCAGGCACGATTAACGTCCCCCTGAACATGCTCGTGCAGTGGGCTGGGTTCTTTGTGGACTACGATAAGCCTTTGCACCTCATTGCGGATCCTGCTGAGCTGCCTGACGTCCTGGCGCGACTGCGTTCGATCGGAATTGACAGTGTCTGCGGCTTGTTCGACGAAGGTGCTGTCAAAGCGGCGGGCCTGCGGACCGAGTCCTACCGCTCGGAAACACCACAACAGCTGAGAGAGCGGATTGCCGCAGGGGCGGTCAAGCTGCTGGATGTGCGGGCGGCGACCGAGTTCCAGGAAGGACACATCGCAGGTGCCGAGCACCGGTTTCTGGGCAAGTTGCTGCGTGAGATCGCGACGATCGACCGTTCGCGTCCGGTCGTCGCGCAGTGTCTGGCCGGTGGACGCTCAGCGATCGCCACCAGCATTCTGCAGCGGGCGGGCTTCGACGTGACCAACATGTCCGGGGGATACAACGCCTGGAAGGCCGCCGGACTGCCGGTGACACACGCTTGA
- a CDS encoding rhodanese-like domain-containing protein: protein MNVTTMSPKQLHDLVQSGQSVELIDVRTPVEYREVHVDFARNVPLDQLNATELASGRNGSAPLYVICRSGSRGKQACEKFLAAGYTNVVNVEGGTQAWDQAGLPVVRGQKAISLERQVRIAAGLLVLVGSVLGAFVSPYWIGLSAFVGAGLTFAGITDTCGMGMILARMPWNQVPKAPTVGTPSSGAACAPKSSCCG, encoded by the coding sequence ATGAACGTCACGACGATGTCTCCGAAGCAACTGCACGACCTCGTCCAATCGGGCCAGTCGGTCGAACTGATCGATGTTCGGACGCCGGTCGAGTATCGCGAAGTCCACGTAGACTTCGCCCGCAACGTGCCACTTGATCAGCTGAACGCGACGGAGCTTGCCTCCGGTCGAAATGGCTCGGCGCCGCTGTATGTCATTTGTCGCTCGGGCAGTCGCGGGAAGCAGGCTTGCGAGAAGTTTCTCGCGGCGGGCTACACGAATGTCGTGAACGTCGAAGGCGGCACGCAGGCGTGGGATCAGGCGGGGTTGCCTGTCGTCCGTGGCCAGAAGGCCATTTCCCTCGAACGGCAAGTGCGGATCGCCGCGGGCTTGCTGGTGCTGGTCGGATCGGTGCTCGGCGCGTTCGTCAGCCCGTACTGGATTGGATTGTCGGCCTTCGTCGGAGCGGGTCTCACGTTCGCCGGAATCACTGACACGTGTGGCATGGGGATGATTCTCGCCCGCATGCCTTGGAATCAAGTTCCGAAAGCGCCGACGGTCGGAACCCCGAGCAGCGGGGCCGCCTGTGCCCCGAAGTCATCCTGCTGCGGATAA
- a CDS encoding ArsR/SmtB family transcription factor, giving the protein MSTTQRLTNLEALGQAAECLRVLAHPHRLRMVQMLLQGDHTVTELAEACELPTAMASEHLRLMQRCGFLSSEKDGRKVYYHVIEPHLKHILKCIEDRFDSGKGK; this is encoded by the coding sequence TTGAGCACGACACAGCGATTGACCAATTTGGAAGCCTTAGGGCAGGCAGCAGAGTGTCTCCGCGTTCTGGCTCACCCGCACCGGTTGCGGATGGTTCAGATGCTCCTGCAGGGCGACCATACCGTTACTGAACTGGCGGAAGCCTGCGAGCTTCCCACGGCGATGGCGTCGGAGCACTTGCGGCTGATGCAGCGCTGCGGATTCCTGTCCAGCGAGAAGGACGGGCGGAAGGTTTACTATCACGTTATTGAGCCGCACTTGAAGCACATTCTCAAGTGCATTGAAGACCGATTTGATTCCGGCAAAGGCAAGTAG
- a CDS encoding redoxin family protein, translating into MKRRRFAIIIALFAVAVCVIPLARRVWAQGAVEKRFDQLDKNSDGNITPDELPAAEFFKRLDLDGNGEITKPEAAKALARGGKNDLLKPKPATSAPTGPTPAEAPVRQGPQPVRPGDHGIGRFVPEVSFVDLPGMSHKLSEFAKARVTVFAMTSTSCPLSKKYLPTLVELVKSSGQDVTWVLVNPLATDKLADMQTATGQFGDRAIYVHDKDGQLAATLGALTTTDVIVLDAARTVVYHGAIDDQYGFGYSIDSPRYRYLADALAAITAGRQPLVSATEAPGCTLEQPSKGPQTSGVTYHNRISRIMQRHCVECHREGGVGPFALDTYDDLVAHAGMVKQVVERGIMPPWFAVEPKPDAKSQAVHTPWANDRSLADSEKKDLLDWIAGGKPAGDRRDAPQPLKFDEGWLIGKPDAVFQFAKPVPIKATGVMPYQNIIVETNLTEDKWVQAIEVQPGDRGVVHHVLVFVQGGDAEGEEPVDDAAAERGGFWGIYVPGNSTLVYPQGFAKRIPEGAKLKFQMHYTPNGTATSDQTRIGLIWAKEPPQHEIRVAGIVNARISIPPGAENHREEAVLRLPMDAQITGFLPHMHLRGKACKYEVTKSDGQIRTLLDIPRYDFNWQLLYRYFEPLSLHAGDTIRFTVWYDNSDKNPANPDPTKTVRWGAQTFDEMHLGYVEYYIPGAKPGDSLSLYGRRGVAGGGRPGFDLEAIFKRLDRNSDGKLKGDEIPEAQRENLMRLDVDKDGAITLEEAKRLRN; encoded by the coding sequence ATGAAGCGTCGTCGGTTTGCGATCATCATCGCGCTGTTTGCTGTTGCCGTCTGCGTCATTCCGCTTGCTCGTCGCGTCTGGGCGCAGGGAGCCGTCGAGAAGCGGTTCGACCAGCTCGACAAGAACAGCGACGGCAATATCACGCCGGACGAACTGCCCGCCGCCGAGTTCTTCAAACGACTTGACCTCGATGGCAACGGTGAGATCACCAAGCCTGAGGCAGCCAAGGCGCTGGCCCGCGGCGGGAAGAACGATCTGCTCAAGCCGAAGCCCGCGACTTCCGCTCCCACGGGTCCAACGCCAGCCGAAGCTCCGGTTCGACAGGGACCGCAGCCGGTTCGTCCGGGCGATCACGGGATCGGTCGTTTTGTCCCAGAAGTTTCGTTCGTGGATCTGCCGGGCATGTCACATAAGCTCAGTGAGTTTGCGAAAGCACGCGTGACTGTGTTCGCCATGACGAGTACCAGCTGTCCGTTGAGCAAGAAGTATCTACCGACTCTCGTCGAGCTGGTGAAAAGTTCGGGCCAAGACGTCACGTGGGTGCTCGTCAATCCTCTGGCCACCGACAAACTGGCCGACATGCAGACTGCGACCGGTCAGTTCGGTGACCGCGCGATCTACGTTCACGATAAGGACGGTCAACTGGCGGCGACGCTCGGAGCACTAACGACAACCGATGTCATTGTCCTCGATGCGGCCCGAACCGTCGTCTATCACGGAGCCATCGACGATCAGTACGGTTTTGGTTACTCCATCGACTCTCCACGCTATAGGTATCTGGCCGACGCGCTCGCAGCGATCACCGCCGGAAGACAGCCACTTGTTTCCGCCACGGAAGCGCCGGGCTGCACACTGGAGCAACCATCGAAAGGGCCGCAAACCTCCGGCGTGACGTATCACAATCGCATTTCACGGATCATGCAGCGGCACTGCGTCGAATGTCATCGCGAGGGAGGCGTGGGGCCGTTCGCCCTGGACACGTACGACGATCTCGTCGCCCATGCCGGTATGGTGAAGCAGGTCGTCGAGCGCGGGATCATGCCGCCGTGGTTCGCGGTCGAGCCGAAACCGGACGCCAAATCACAGGCGGTCCACACTCCCTGGGCGAATGACCGTTCCCTGGCTGATTCTGAGAAAAAAGACCTGCTCGACTGGATCGCCGGAGGCAAGCCGGCTGGGGATCGCCGCGACGCTCCCCAGCCACTCAAGTTTGATGAGGGCTGGCTGATCGGCAAGCCGGATGCCGTCTTTCAGTTCGCCAAGCCGGTGCCGATCAAGGCGACCGGCGTAATGCCCTATCAGAACATCATCGTCGAAACGAATCTCACCGAAGACAAATGGGTGCAGGCCATCGAAGTGCAGCCGGGCGACCGGGGCGTCGTCCATCATGTGCTGGTGTTCGTCCAAGGGGGGGATGCCGAGGGTGAAGAACCAGTCGACGATGCCGCTGCCGAGCGGGGCGGGTTCTGGGGCATCTACGTGCCAGGTAACAGCACGCTGGTTTATCCCCAAGGGTTCGCGAAACGTATCCCGGAGGGAGCGAAACTCAAATTCCAGATGCACTACACACCGAACGGTACTGCCACTTCGGACCAGACGCGCATCGGTTTAATCTGGGCTAAAGAACCGCCCCAGCACGAAATCCGCGTGGCCGGGATTGTCAATGCCCGGATCAGCATCCCGCCGGGGGCTGAGAACCATCGAGAAGAGGCCGTTCTGCGACTCCCGATGGACGCACAGATCACGGGCTTTCTGCCTCACATGCACCTGCGCGGCAAGGCGTGCAAATACGAAGTGACTAAGTCCGATGGCCAGATCAGGACGCTGCTGGACATCCCCCGCTACGACTTCAACTGGCAATTGCTCTACCGCTACTTTGAACCGCTGTCGCTGCATGCTGGCGATACGATTCGCTTCACGGTGTGGTACGACAACAGTGATAAGAATCCCGCCAACCCCGACCCCACCAAGACGGTCCGCTGGGGGGCACAGACGTTCGACGAAATGCACTTGGGTTACGTCGAATACTACATCCCCGGTGCCAAGCCCGGCGATTCGCTTTCCTTATACGGTCGGCGCGGAGTCGCTGGCGGGGGACGCCCTGGCTTCGACCTCGAAGCGATCTTCAAACGTCTCGACCGAAACAGCGATGGCAAACTGAAGGGCGATGAGATTCCCGAGGCTCAACGCGAAAACCTGATGCGGCTTGACGTCGACAAAGACGGTGCGATCACGCTGGAAGAGGCAAAACGTCTGCGGAACTGA
- a CDS encoding 3-oxoacyl-ACP synthase III family protein, producing the protein MSEGRATTAWSQRTSSLLGVQIVSTGSYVPDQIVTNSDLQNLYGCDPGWIEQRTGILRRRYAASDQATSDLCIEAAKRAIFSGNIDPQSIDLVVVGTFSPDYLCPTTANLVQHALGLDAAAMDVQAACSGFVYALTTAAQYIATGNSKMALVIGGDCNSRIVNPYDQKVAPLFGDGAGAVLLTKGDAEQGFLCYQIGSDGSGSDLLDRKCGGSRFPFTPDAVAEGEHFLQMDGRSVFKWAVNALTQTVELVLGKSGLSVEDVALFILHQANMRIINHATQHLGVKPSQMYNNLQEYGNTSAGSIPIALDEAFQKGLIRRGDPLVFSGFGAGLTWGTAVFRW; encoded by the coding sequence ATGAGCGAAGGGCGAGCAACGACTGCCTGGAGTCAACGTACCAGTTCGCTGCTCGGAGTGCAGATCGTTTCGACGGGCTCGTATGTTCCTGATCAGATCGTCACAAATAGCGACTTGCAGAATCTCTATGGCTGTGATCCCGGGTGGATCGAGCAGCGTACGGGGATTCTGCGTCGGCGTTATGCCGCATCCGATCAGGCTACCAGCGATTTGTGTATTGAGGCCGCCAAGCGGGCGATTTTTTCTGGCAATATCGACCCTCAGTCGATTGATCTTGTCGTAGTGGGGACATTCTCCCCCGACTATCTTTGTCCAACAACCGCGAATCTGGTGCAGCATGCACTTGGGCTTGATGCTGCTGCTATGGATGTTCAGGCTGCGTGTTCAGGTTTTGTTTATGCACTAACCACTGCGGCTCAGTACATCGCCACCGGCAACAGCAAGATGGCACTGGTAATTGGTGGTGACTGTAATAGCCGGATCGTTAATCCTTACGACCAGAAAGTTGCTCCCCTGTTTGGAGACGGGGCAGGGGCCGTACTGCTGACAAAGGGTGATGCAGAGCAGGGGTTTCTCTGTTACCAGATTGGTTCCGACGGAAGTGGCAGCGATCTTTTGGACCGCAAGTGTGGTGGCTCACGATTTCCGTTCACCCCAGATGCTGTCGCAGAGGGCGAGCACTTTCTCCAGATGGATGGCAGAAGCGTCTTCAAATGGGCCGTCAATGCTCTGACGCAAACTGTCGAACTGGTTCTCGGAAAGAGCGGGCTAAGTGTTGAAGATGTGGCCTTGTTCATACTGCATCAGGCGAACATGCGAATCATCAATCACGCCACACAGCATCTAGGGGTCAAGCCCAGTCAGATGTATAACAATCTTCAGGAGTACGGAAATACTTCTGCTGGTTCCATTCCGATAGCTCTTGATGAAGCCTTTCAGAAAGGATTGATCCGCCGCGGCGATCCCCTTGTGTTCAGTGGCTTCGGCGCTGGCTTGACGTGGGGTACGGCAGTGTTCCGTTGGTAG